One Mycobacterium marseillense DNA window includes the following coding sequences:
- a CDS encoding potassium/proton antiporter — protein MTLQQLYVTLLVGGLVLLASIVATRAAAKVGLPSLLLFLAVGVALGDDGLGLEFNDVQLASDLGTTALAVILVEGGLTTRFSDIRKLLAPASVLATVGVGISMVITAAGAHLLLGINWQLSLLLGAVVSPTDAAAVFSVLRVLPLPRRVAGLLEAESGFNDAPAAILVLMFSTTPLTLAPGTAATGVVYELAVGVAVGLFSGVLGAFAMRRAALPASGLYPLATFALGMVAFAAAASAHASGFIAAYLSAVILANSGLPHRSATRSFAEGLGWLAQIGLFVLLGLLVSPSQLGRELIPAIVIGAVLLLLGRPLSVLISLAPFRVPWREQVFLSWAGLRGAVPIVLATFPIVEGVAGSYRLLNIVFILVVVFTLIQGPGLSLLAHKIGLISGEATREIQVEAAPLDVLEAELLTMTVSPPSRLHNVSVLELRLPDPAVITLIIRKGRTFVPQPHTRIQAGDELLIVTTPKTRASAERRLRAVSRRGKLAHWFDEYGEPD, from the coding sequence ATGACCTTGCAGCAGCTGTATGTGACGCTGCTGGTCGGGGGCCTCGTGCTGCTGGCCAGCATCGTCGCCACCCGGGCCGCCGCCAAAGTCGGGCTCCCCAGCCTGCTGCTGTTCCTCGCGGTCGGAGTCGCCCTCGGCGACGACGGGCTGGGGCTGGAATTCAACGACGTCCAGCTCGCCAGCGACCTCGGCACGACGGCGCTGGCCGTCATCCTGGTCGAAGGCGGCCTGACGACGCGGTTCTCCGACATCCGCAAGCTGCTGGCGCCCGCGAGTGTGCTGGCCACCGTCGGGGTGGGCATCAGCATGGTGATCACGGCCGCCGGTGCGCACCTGTTGCTCGGCATCAACTGGCAGCTCTCCCTGCTGCTCGGAGCCGTCGTTTCGCCCACCGACGCCGCCGCGGTGTTCTCGGTCCTGCGTGTCCTACCGTTGCCCAGGCGCGTCGCCGGGCTCCTCGAGGCCGAGTCCGGATTCAACGACGCGCCCGCCGCCATTCTCGTGCTCATGTTCAGCACCACACCGCTGACGCTTGCGCCGGGGACGGCCGCGACCGGCGTGGTGTACGAGCTGGCCGTCGGCGTCGCGGTCGGCTTGTTCAGCGGGGTGCTCGGCGCCTTCGCCATGCGCCGGGCGGCGCTACCGGCCTCCGGCCTCTATCCGCTGGCAACATTTGCGCTCGGCATGGTGGCGTTCGCCGCGGCGGCCAGCGCTCACGCCAGCGGGTTCATCGCCGCGTATCTGTCCGCGGTGATATTGGCGAACTCCGGGTTGCCCCATCGCTCGGCCACCCGGTCGTTCGCGGAGGGCCTCGGCTGGCTCGCCCAGATCGGGCTGTTCGTCCTCCTCGGCCTGTTGGTGAGCCCGAGCCAGTTGGGCCGCGAACTGATACCGGCGATCGTCATCGGCGCGGTGTTGCTGTTGCTCGGCCGGCCGCTCTCGGTCTTGATCTCCCTGGCCCCCTTTCGGGTGCCGTGGCGCGAGCAGGTGTTCTTATCCTGGGCGGGCCTGCGCGGCGCGGTCCCCATTGTGCTGGCGACGTTTCCCATCGTCGAAGGCGTCGCGGGCAGCTACCGGCTGCTCAACATCGTGTTCATCCTGGTCGTGGTCTTCACCCTGATCCAGGGCCCCGGATTGAGCCTGCTGGCCCACAAGATCGGGCTGATCTCCGGTGAAGCCACTCGCGAGATCCAGGTGGAAGCGGCGCCACTGGACGTGCTGGAGGCCGAACTGTTGACGATGACCGTGTCACCACCGTCGCGGCTGCACAACGTCTCGGTGCTCGAGTTGCGGCTACCGGACCCCGCCGTCATCACCCTGATCATCCGCAAGGGCCGCACGTTCGTCCCCCAGCCCCACACCCGCATCCAGGCCGGCGACGAACTGCTCATCGTCACCACACCCAAGACACGGGCCTCCGCCGAACGCAGGCTCCGCGCGGTGAGTCGCCGCGGCAAACTGGCGCACTGGTTCGACGAGTACGGCGAACCGGACTGA
- a CDS encoding VOC family protein produces MPSITPSLWFDDNLEEAAGFYTSVFPNSHIEGFNRTTDAGPGEPGTVLSGSFVLDGARFIGINGGPHFQFSEAVSFTVHCKDQDEVDYYWDRLTDGGEESQCGWLKDRFGLSWQIVPDRLYELISDPDRARAAAATRAMYGMRKIVIAELERAADPVR; encoded by the coding sequence ATGCCATCGATCACCCCGTCGTTGTGGTTCGACGACAACCTGGAGGAAGCCGCCGGCTTCTACACCTCGGTCTTTCCGAACTCCCACATCGAGGGCTTCAACCGGACCACCGACGCGGGCCCGGGGGAGCCGGGCACCGTCCTGTCGGGCAGCTTCGTGCTCGACGGCGCCCGGTTCATCGGCATCAACGGCGGACCCCACTTCCAGTTCAGCGAGGCGGTGTCGTTCACGGTCCACTGCAAGGACCAGGACGAGGTCGACTACTACTGGGACCGGTTGACCGACGGCGGCGAGGAATCCCAGTGCGGGTGGCTCAAGGATCGCTTCGGCCTGAGCTGGCAAATCGTCCCCGATCGGCTCTACGAATTGATCAGCGATCCCGATCGCGCGCGGGCGGCGGCGGCCACCCGGGCAATGTATGGCATGCGCAAGATCGTCATCGCCGAGCTGGAACGGGCCGCCGATCCGGTCCGCTGA
- a CDS encoding pyruvate, phosphate dikinase has product MVLLDGTSSHPRELLGNKGHGIQTMRRHHLPVPPAFCITTAVGLRYLADPAATMDAIWDGVLDRMGWLQTQTSRTFGRGPRPLLVSVRSGATQSMPGMMDTILDLGINDDVEQALAAAGNPAFARDTRRRFRDMYRRIVSSGEREVPSDPHAQLRAGIEAVFASWNSPRAVAYRNHYGFGDQHGTAVVVQAMVFGNRGPNSGAGAFISRNPITGDNEPFGEWLPGGQGDDVVSGSVDVEPITALRDEQPAVYDELLAAAGTLERLDSDVQEIEFTVENGKLWLLQTRSAERSAQAAVRTALQLRHEGLIDDLETLRRVTPAHVQTLLLPALQPEIRLAAPLLAKGLPACPGVASGTAYTDVDEALRAADRGERVILVRDHTRPEDVSGMLAAQGIVTEVGGAASHAAVVSRELGRVAVVGCGQGVAAALAGRQITVDGAEGEVREGLLRLSAWSEDDSPELRELADIARRVSPLRAHVTGDHPRLDDNAEATVRVALDSGHTDVVSATPLIVMLTAVRLAAGAAS; this is encoded by the coding sequence GTGGTGTTGCTGGACGGCACATCGAGCCACCCGCGCGAGTTGCTGGGCAACAAGGGCCACGGCATCCAGACGATGCGCCGCCACCATCTGCCGGTTCCCCCCGCGTTCTGCATCACCACCGCGGTGGGGTTGCGCTATCTCGCCGACCCCGCGGCGACGATGGACGCCATCTGGGACGGCGTGCTCGACCGGATGGGCTGGCTACAGACGCAGACCTCGCGCACATTCGGCCGGGGCCCGCGGCCGCTGCTGGTCAGCGTGCGCTCGGGAGCCACCCAGTCCATGCCGGGCATGATGGACACCATCTTGGACCTGGGCATCAACGACGACGTCGAGCAGGCGCTGGCGGCGGCCGGCAACCCGGCGTTCGCCCGCGACACCCGCCGCCGGTTCCGCGACATGTACCGGCGCATCGTGAGTAGCGGCGAACGAGAGGTGCCGTCGGACCCGCACGCGCAGTTGCGTGCCGGCATCGAGGCGGTGTTCGCGTCGTGGAATTCGCCGCGGGCGGTCGCCTACCGCAACCACTACGGTTTCGGCGATCAGCACGGCACGGCCGTGGTCGTGCAGGCCATGGTGTTCGGCAACCGCGGCCCCAATTCCGGTGCCGGGGCATTCATTTCACGCAACCCGATCACCGGCGACAACGAGCCGTTCGGCGAGTGGCTGCCCGGGGGCCAGGGCGACGACGTGGTATCGGGATCGGTTGACGTGGAACCGATCACCGCGCTGCGCGACGAGCAGCCGGCCGTCTACGACGAACTTCTCGCTGCGGCCGGCACCCTGGAGCGGCTGGATTCCGACGTTCAAGAAATCGAATTCACCGTCGAAAACGGCAAACTGTGGCTGCTGCAGACCCGGTCAGCGGAACGGTCGGCGCAGGCGGCGGTGCGCACGGCGCTACAGCTGCGGCACGAGGGACTCATCGACGACCTGGAAACACTGCGGCGCGTGACCCCCGCGCACGTGCAGACTCTGCTGCTTCCCGCACTTCAGCCCGAAATACGCTTGGCGGCACCGCTTTTGGCTAAGGGACTGCCGGCCTGTCCGGGCGTGGCTTCGGGCACGGCGTACACCGACGTCGACGAGGCGCTGCGCGCCGCCGACCGGGGCGAACGGGTGATCCTGGTGCGCGATCACACCCGGCCCGAAGACGTGTCGGGCATGCTGGCCGCGCAGGGCATCGTCACCGAGGTCGGCGGTGCCGCCAGCCATGCGGCGGTGGTCAGCCGCGAATTGGGCCGGGTGGCGGTGGTGGGCTGCGGCCAGGGCGTGGCGGCAGCGCTGGCCGGCAGGCAGATCACCGTCGATGGCGCCGAAGGCGAAGTGCGCGAGGGCCTTTTGCGCTTGTCCGCGTGGTCGGAAGACGATTCGCCGGAGCTGCGCGAGCTGGCCGACATCGCGCGACGGGTCAGCCCGCTGCGCGCCCACGTCACCGGCGACCATCCGCGGCTGGACGACAACGCCGAGGCCACGGTGCGCGTCGCCCTCGACAGCGGACACACCGACGTGGTCTCGGCGACCCCGTTGATCGTCATGCTGACCGCGGTGCGGCTGGCCGCCGGGGCGGCGTCATGA
- a CDS encoding DoxX family protein, whose product MTSYDTFHDVGLLILRLVLGVTLAAHGYNKFFGGGRIPGTARWFESIGMKPGKFHATVAATTEMAAGLGLAVGLLTPIPAAGFVSLMLVAAWTVHRANGFFIVKEGWEYNLVLAVSAIVVATLGAGKYSLDYLVFGKNWMDGWHGLLISAVLGLAGAIGQLVIFYRPPAKQAG is encoded by the coding sequence ATGACTTCTTATGACACGTTCCATGACGTCGGATTACTGATCCTTCGGCTGGTGTTGGGCGTGACGTTGGCCGCACATGGCTACAACAAGTTCTTCGGCGGTGGCCGCATCCCCGGCACCGCGCGGTGGTTCGAGAGCATTGGCATGAAACCCGGAAAGTTCCACGCCACCGTCGCGGCGACCACGGAGATGGCCGCCGGCCTGGGCCTGGCGGTCGGATTACTCACCCCCATCCCGGCGGCGGGCTTCGTCTCGCTGATGCTGGTCGCGGCCTGGACCGTGCACCGCGCCAACGGCTTCTTCATCGTCAAGGAGGGCTGGGAGTACAACCTGGTGCTGGCGGTCAGCGCGATCGTCGTGGCCACGCTGGGCGCCGGCAAGTACAGCCTGGACTACCTGGTTTTCGGGAAGAACTGGATGGACGGCTGGCACGGCCTGCTGATCTCGGCGGTGCTCGGCCTGGCCGGGGCCATCGGCCAGCTGGTCATCTTCTACCGGCCGCCGGCCAAGCAAGCCGGCTAG
- a CDS encoding MarR family transcriptional regulator → MTELDVLQAVRLKGRVSRTDLAATMGVNPGDIGPVVEKLAAAGLLAEGASVQITRSGSERLATLLAEEREGIDAGAMAAVYGDFRAVNADFKRLVTDWQLRGGPGGVPNSHDDAEYDAAVLSRLDDVHARAVPIVEAAAAQLPRLHAYATKLAAALDKIKIGETAWLTRPLIDSYHTVWFELHEELIVAVGLTREEAARSGDAH, encoded by the coding sequence ATGACCGAACTGGATGTGCTGCAAGCGGTCCGGCTCAAGGGCCGGGTGAGCAGAACCGATCTGGCCGCGACAATGGGAGTGAATCCCGGCGACATCGGCCCCGTCGTCGAAAAGCTCGCCGCGGCGGGTCTGCTGGCCGAGGGCGCGAGCGTGCAGATCACCCGCAGCGGCAGCGAGAGGTTGGCGACGCTGCTGGCCGAGGAGCGCGAGGGCATCGATGCGGGCGCGATGGCCGCTGTGTACGGCGATTTTCGCGCCGTCAACGCCGACTTCAAACGCCTCGTGACGGATTGGCAACTCAGGGGCGGCCCGGGCGGCGTCCCCAACTCCCACGACGACGCCGAGTATGACGCCGCGGTGCTTTCCCGCCTCGACGACGTACACGCCCGCGCCGTGCCGATCGTCGAGGCCGCCGCGGCTCAACTGCCCCGGCTGCACGCCTACGCGACGAAACTGGCTGCGGCACTGGACAAGATCAAGATCGGGGAGACGGCCTGGCTGACCAGGCCGCTGATCGATTCCTACCACACGGTGTGGTTCGAGCTGCACGAAGAACTCATCGTCGCTGTCGGCCTGACCCGCGAGGAAGCGGCCAGATCCGGGGACGCCCACTAG
- a CDS encoding alpha/beta fold hydrolase: MTEPRWIDVPGPPGDLKALTWGPADGPIAICLHGFPDTAYGWRKMAPLLAAAGWRVIAPFMRGYAPSSIPDDGSYHVGAIMDDALRVRAAAGGTDRDVVIGHDWGALAATGLAAMPNSPFTKAVIMSVPVSAAFRGQVSERGRLARQLPRQLLRSWYMFYFQLPLLPERSARWILPLLWRRWSPGYRGADEDLRHVDAAIGTPESWRAALGTYRATLRNTKPPQRYAELNERWTEAPILPSLYLHGRDDGCMTPAFAHWTEKVLPAGSDVAIIDHAGHFLQLEQPEKVAERVLAFVGSPG; encoded by the coding sequence ATGACTGAGCCGCGGTGGATCGACGTGCCCGGCCCGCCCGGGGATCTCAAGGCGCTGACGTGGGGACCCGCCGACGGCCCGATCGCCATCTGCCTGCACGGCTTTCCGGACACGGCCTACGGCTGGCGCAAGATGGCCCCGCTCCTTGCGGCGGCGGGTTGGCGGGTCATCGCGCCGTTCATGCGCGGATACGCGCCCTCGTCCATTCCCGACGACGGCAGCTATCACGTCGGGGCGATCATGGACGACGCCCTGCGGGTGCGGGCGGCCGCGGGAGGAACCGACCGCGACGTGGTGATCGGTCATGACTGGGGTGCGCTGGCGGCCACCGGCCTGGCGGCGATGCCCAACAGCCCGTTCACCAAAGCCGTGATCATGTCGGTGCCGGTCTCGGCCGCATTCCGGGGCCAGGTCAGCGAGCGGGGCCGGTTGGCCCGTCAGTTGCCGCGCCAGCTGCTGCGCAGCTGGTACATGTTCTACTTCCAATTGCCTTTGCTGCCAGAGCGTTCCGCGCGCTGGATCCTGCCGCTGTTGTGGCGGCGATGGTCACCGGGCTATCGCGGCGCCGACGAGGATTTGCGGCACGTCGACGCCGCGATCGGCACACCGGAAAGTTGGCGCGCGGCGCTGGGCACCTACCGGGCCACGCTGCGCAACACCAAGCCCCCGCAGCGGTACGCCGAGTTGAACGAGCGCTGGACCGAGGCGCCGATCCTGCCGAGCCTGTATCTGCACGGCCGCGACGACGGCTGCATGACCCCGGCGTTCGCGCACTGGACGGAGAAGGTTCTGCCCGCCGGCAGCGACGTGGCCATCATCGACCACGCCGGGCATTTCCTGCAGCTCGAACAGCCAGAGAAGGTCGCCGAGCGGGTGCTTGCGTTCGTCGGCTCACCCGGCTGA
- a CDS encoding flavin monoamine oxidase family protein: MSDVDCCVVGAGFAGLTAALRLQRAGRSVALLEARDRVGGRTFTETRPDGTWIDRGGAWIGPGQDRIYALMDEFGVPEYKQHNDGDAMMIVGGKKHRYGGTVPWTMSPWAVANLGLGLMSFERMCKAIPREAPWEATEAAAWDRISLGAWIEKHTMSKAAREMLDMALSGLYTSAGSETSLLWALLQTGSAGGPTFAISGKGGSQDARPVGGMGAIYRQIAAELGAAVHLSQPVRRITQDAEGVTVSAEGMTVRARRVIVAIPLAIATSIAYEPMLPVDRAFLHQRMPSGAVVKISVVYDEPFWRADGLSGQSAAPGCPATLTIDACTDTGNPGVMCVISEGPAARRLGRLGEAERQAVIIGELVDRFGSKANEYREFHEQNWTVERYSGGGMISHAPTGVLTEFGYTLREPCGRIHWAGTESSAVMCGWVDGAIRSGERAAAEVTAAETAAVAASSLD; the protein is encoded by the coding sequence ATGTCCGACGTCGATTGTTGCGTGGTCGGAGCGGGATTCGCGGGCCTGACGGCCGCGCTGCGGCTCCAGCGGGCGGGCCGTTCGGTGGCCTTGCTGGAGGCCCGCGACAGGGTCGGTGGGCGCACCTTCACCGAGACCCGCCCGGACGGAACGTGGATCGACCGCGGCGGCGCGTGGATCGGGCCCGGCCAAGACCGGATCTACGCGCTGATGGACGAGTTCGGCGTGCCAGAGTACAAACAGCACAACGACGGCGACGCGATGATGATCGTCGGCGGCAAGAAGCACCGCTACGGCGGCACCGTCCCTTGGACGATGAGCCCGTGGGCCGTCGCCAACCTGGGCCTCGGACTGATGTCGTTCGAGAGAATGTGCAAAGCGATCCCGCGCGAAGCCCCTTGGGAGGCAACGGAAGCCGCCGCATGGGACCGGATCAGCCTGGGCGCGTGGATCGAGAAGCACACAATGTCCAAGGCGGCCCGGGAGATGCTGGACATGGCCTTGTCCGGCCTGTACACCTCGGCGGGGTCGGAAACGTCGTTGCTGTGGGCGCTGCTGCAGACGGGATCGGCCGGCGGCCCGACCTTCGCCATTTCCGGCAAGGGCGGCTCCCAGGACGCCCGCCCGGTCGGCGGCATGGGCGCCATCTACCGACAGATAGCCGCCGAACTCGGTGCTGCGGTGCACCTGTCGCAGCCGGTCCGGCGAATCACGCAGGACGCCGAGGGCGTCACCGTCAGCGCGGAGGGCATGACGGTGCGGGCGCGGCGGGTGATCGTCGCGATCCCGCTGGCGATCGCGACGTCGATCGCCTACGAACCGATGCTGCCGGTGGATCGGGCCTTCCTGCACCAGCGCATGCCGAGCGGCGCGGTCGTCAAGATCTCGGTCGTCTACGACGAGCCGTTCTGGCGGGCCGACGGGCTGTCGGGCCAGTCGGCCGCGCCGGGATGCCCGGCGACCCTGACCATCGACGCCTGCACGGACACCGGAAACCCGGGCGTCATGTGCGTCATCAGTGAGGGACCGGCCGCGCGACGGCTCGGCAGGCTCGGCGAGGCCGAACGCCAAGCGGTCATCATCGGTGAGCTCGTCGATCGCTTCGGGAGCAAGGCGAACGAGTATCGCGAATTCCACGAGCAGAACTGGACGGTGGAGCGCTACTCCGGCGGCGGCATGATCAGCCACGCGCCCACCGGCGTGCTGACCGAATTCGGTTACACCCTGCGCGAACCCTGCGGCCGCATCCACTGGGCCGGCACCGAGAGCTCGGCCGTCATGTGCGGGTGGGTCGACGGCGCGATTCGCTCCGGCGAGCGCGCCGCGGCCGAGGTGACCGCCGCGGAAACGGCCGCCGTGGCGGCCTCGAGCCTCGACTAG
- the gnd gene encoding phosphogluconate dehydrogenase (NAD(+)-dependent, decarboxylating) → MQLGMIGLGRMGANIVRRVVTGGHDCVVYDHNPDAVESMAGEDNTTGVSSLQELAEKMTAPRVVWVMVPAGTITTGVIDELAKTLEPGDIVIDGGNSYYRDDITHAKTLSEKGIHFLDCGTSGGVWGRERGYCLMIGGDDEAFAQAEPIFATVAPGVDAAARTPGREGEVATSEQGYLHCGPAGAGHFVKMVHNGIEYGMMASLAEGLNILRNADIGKHVQEGDAETAPLSNPEFYQYDFDIPEVAEVWRRGSVIGSWLLDLTAIALHESPELKEFSGRVSDSGEGRWTSIAAIDEGVPSPVLTTALQSRFASRSLDDFANKALSAMRKQFGGHAEKPAN, encoded by the coding sequence ATGCAGCTTGGGATGATCGGCCTCGGCCGGATGGGCGCCAACATCGTCCGGCGCGTGGTCACCGGCGGACATGACTGCGTGGTCTACGACCACAACCCCGACGCCGTGGAGTCGATGGCGGGGGAGGACAACACCACCGGGGTGTCCTCGCTGCAAGAGCTCGCCGAGAAGATGACGGCGCCCCGCGTCGTGTGGGTGATGGTGCCGGCCGGAACGATCACCACCGGAGTGATCGACGAGCTGGCCAAAACGCTCGAGCCCGGCGACATCGTCATCGACGGCGGCAACTCCTACTACCGCGACGACATCACCCACGCAAAGACGCTGTCGGAGAAGGGAATCCACTTCCTGGATTGCGGCACCAGTGGCGGGGTGTGGGGCCGCGAGCGTGGGTACTGCCTCATGATCGGCGGCGACGACGAGGCATTCGCGCAGGCCGAGCCGATCTTCGCCACCGTCGCCCCGGGCGTCGACGCGGCCGCCCGCACACCGGGCCGTGAGGGTGAGGTCGCGACGTCGGAGCAGGGGTACCTGCATTGTGGGCCGGCCGGCGCCGGACACTTCGTGAAGATGGTCCACAACGGCATCGAGTACGGCATGATGGCCTCGCTCGCCGAGGGGCTGAACATCTTGCGCAACGCCGACATCGGCAAGCACGTCCAGGAGGGTGACGCGGAAACCGCGCCGCTGTCGAACCCGGAGTTCTACCAGTACGACTTCGACATCCCCGAGGTCGCCGAGGTGTGGCGGCGCGGCAGCGTCATCGGCTCCTGGCTCCTGGACCTGACCGCGATCGCGCTGCACGAATCGCCGGAGCTGAAGGAATTCTCCGGGCGCGTCTCGGACTCCGGCGAGGGCCGCTGGACCTCCATCGCCGCGATCGACGAGGGAGTCCCGTCCCCGGTGCTGACCACCGCGTTGCAGTCGCGATTCGCCTCGCGTTCGCTCGACGACTTCGCCAACAAGGCGCTCTCGGCGATGCGTAAGCAATTCGGCGGGCACGCGGAGAAGCCCGCGAACTAG
- a CDS encoding alpha/beta fold hydrolase, whose translation MSTVSSSPRTVEFAGAKGITLIADEWNRGTDGAGRPSILMLHGGGQNRFSWKNTGQTLADEGLHVVALDSRGHGDSDRSPNADYEIETLTTDVLKVLDTIGRPVTIIGASMGGLTGILAAHRAGPAKVTRLVLVDVVPRFEKGGSARIRDFMFSGLEGFESLEEAADAVAAYLPYRSKPRSPEGLKKNLRLRDGRWYWHWDPAFMTKPGDDPELRTESFEQAAKNLRIPVLLIRGKLSDVVSPEGVRHFLATVPRAEFVELSNAGHTAAGDDNDAFSDAVVKFVKRH comes from the coding sequence ATGAGTACCGTCAGCAGCAGCCCCCGGACGGTTGAGTTTGCCGGCGCCAAGGGCATCACCCTGATCGCCGACGAATGGAATCGGGGCACCGACGGCGCCGGCCGGCCGAGCATCCTGATGCTGCACGGGGGCGGCCAAAACCGGTTTTCCTGGAAGAACACCGGCCAGACGCTGGCCGATGAGGGGCTGCACGTGGTGGCCCTGGACTCCCGCGGGCACGGTGACAGCGATCGCTCACCCAACGCCGACTACGAAATCGAGACGTTGACGACCGACGTCCTGAAGGTGCTGGACACGATCGGGCGGCCGGTGACGATCATCGGGGCGAGCATGGGCGGGCTGACCGGCATCCTCGCCGCGCACCGGGCGGGCCCGGCGAAGGTGACCCGCTTGGTCCTCGTCGACGTGGTGCCCCGCTTCGAGAAGGGCGGCAGCGCCCGCATCCGCGATTTCATGTTCAGCGGCCTCGAGGGCTTCGAGTCGCTGGAGGAAGCGGCCGACGCCGTCGCCGCCTACCTGCCCTACCGCAGCAAGCCCCGCAGCCCCGAGGGGCTGAAGAAGAACCTGCGCCTGCGCGACGGCCGCTGGTACTGGCACTGGGACCCGGCGTTCATGACCAAGCCCGGTGACGATCCCGAACTGCGCACCGAGAGCTTCGAGCAGGCCGCCAAGAACCTGAGGATTCCCGTCCTGCTGATCCGCGGCAAGCTGTCCGACGTGGTGAGCCCCGAGGGCGTGCGGCACTTCCTGGCCACCGTGCCGCGCGCGGAGTTCGTCGAGCTGTCCAACGCCGGGCACACCGCGGCCGGCGACGACAACGACGCGTTCAGCGACGCTGTGGTGAAATTCGTCAAACGCCACTGA
- a CDS encoding WS/DGAT domain-containing protein produces the protein MSARRMAAVDAQFYWMSARIPSDEFLLYAFAGEPADLGRAVEQVRGRAEKCPGLSVRVHDRSVLRYPQWVPARVVPEQIVRHELAEHSWEGCLAAVAALADSQLDVRRMPWRLHVFTPVLGIPGVDGPGAVAVVQIAHALADGGRGAAMAAWLFGRDVPVPEVRRLSVGFLPWRAARAARAHRRQVRDIGAGLLTPAAGPRPVLATNARPEGARSVRTLVRPRARLRGPTVTVGALAAVSTALSRLLGPGSETLGAEVPMAKPGASHANNHFGNVVVGLYPQLDLDARLDRIAADLANGRRRFEHPATRAADRAFAAVPAPLLRWGINQFDLDQRPMQVAGNTVVSSVYRGAADLRFGGAPVALTAGYPALSPMMGLTHGVHGIGDTIAISVHAAASAVADIDAYLALLDAAL, from the coding sequence ATGAGCGCGCGCCGAATGGCCGCCGTCGATGCACAGTTCTACTGGATGTCGGCGCGGATCCCCAGCGACGAGTTCCTGCTCTACGCCTTCGCCGGCGAGCCCGCCGACCTCGGCCGTGCCGTCGAACAGGTCCGCGGCCGGGCCGAGAAATGCCCCGGCCTGTCGGTGCGGGTCCACGACCGGTCCGTCCTGAGGTATCCGCAGTGGGTTCCCGCGCGGGTGGTGCCGGAGCAGATCGTGCGCCACGAGCTCGCCGAGCACAGCTGGGAGGGCTGCCTGGCAGCGGTGGCCGCCCTCGCCGACAGCCAGCTGGACGTCCGCCGCATGCCCTGGCGGCTGCACGTGTTCACGCCGGTCCTCGGCATCCCGGGCGTCGACGGCCCGGGGGCCGTCGCAGTCGTGCAGATCGCGCATGCGCTGGCCGACGGGGGTCGCGGTGCGGCGATGGCGGCCTGGCTGTTCGGCCGGGACGTCCCGGTGCCCGAGGTGCGACGGCTATCGGTGGGGTTCCTGCCGTGGCGGGCCGCGCGGGCGGCCCGCGCCCACCGCCGCCAGGTCCGCGATATCGGCGCGGGCCTGCTGACACCCGCGGCCGGGCCCCGGCCGGTGCTGGCGACGAATGCCCGCCCGGAGGGCGCGCGCTCGGTGCGCACGCTGGTGCGTCCCCGCGCGCGGCTGCGTGGGCCCACCGTCACCGTCGGGGCGCTGGCCGCCGTGTCCACCGCGCTGTCTCGTCTGCTCGGACCCGGATCCGAGACGCTGGGCGCGGAAGTTCCGATGGCCAAACCCGGTGCGTCCCATGCCAATAACCATTTTGGGAACGTGGTCGTCGGGCTGTACCCCCAGCTCGATCTGGATGCGCGCCTGGACCGGATCGCGGCCGACCTGGCCAACGGCCGGCGCCGCTTCGAGCATCCGGCCACCCGCGCGGCCGACCGGGCCTTCGCCGCGGTGCCCGCACCGCTGTTGCGTTGGGGCATCAACCAATTCGACCTCGACCAGCGTCCTATGCAAGTGGCCGGCAATACCGTGGTGTCCAGCGTGTACCGCGGGGCGGCCGACCTGCGCTTCGGGGGCGCCCCGGTGGCGCTGACGGCCGGGTATCCGGCGCTGTCGCCGATGATGGGTCTGACGCACGGCGTGCACGGCATCGGCGACACCATCGCGATCAGCGTGCACGCGGCGGCCTCGGCTGTTGCCGACATCGACGCGTACCTGGCGCTGCTCGACGCGGCCCTCTAA